One part of the Sneathia vaginalis genome encodes these proteins:
- a CDS encoding TonB-dependent receptor, producing the protein MKKTLLLTSLVASIVAMAGTTGSVEAYNENEATFVKGAKPTFVAKKTGVKTEVKVEGTGFSFGGEFKAEDLELGKVTKANYLNHSSVWAKYELPEIKGVKSYVKATVSPKFVNTLKEEVTLANKIAKRPAVTIGEYNFKKEVLKKITNGKVADKGSAELEGQVSYKYNEFTFGLNSKTNFPLSNEEYTYDGTKTNKASVKDYGATVKSTHKLFVESEEGKDVFVKGLKDVKANVEVKHDYRKIEKNQKASEAVDYVSGEVSAKYDAVKDLELEGKVAFKKNFKSTEKIGDYKVLETKLFEEKEARYIHSYELKGTYKGVKHLTLSAKPFVAHVNIAKEVTSDNKVKRNDHVAYGVELNAEYKMLNDKLTLTGKSLLAGLHDRMFDGTKKNTGVFVFDANAKYDYSVTDKFTVSPEANANLELNVSKPADKLVTVPSLTLTPKVSAEYKPTDTLTLKGSVETPVKFKVVGKEFKYTDTQVKTSLNLKYEWK; encoded by the coding sequence ATGAAAAAGACATTATTGCTAACTAGCTTAGTTGCATCAATAGTTGCAATGGCTGGAACAACTGGATCAGTTGAAGCATATAACGAAAATGAAGCTACATTTGTAAAAGGTGCAAAACCAACTTTCGTAGCAAAGAAAACAGGAGTTAAAACAGAAGTTAAAGTAGAAGGAACTGGATTTAGCTTTGGTGGAGAATTTAAAGCTGAAGATTTAGAATTAGGTAAAGTTACAAAAGCTAACTACTTAAATCATTCAAGTGTATGGGCTAAATATGAATTACCTGAAATAAAGGGAGTTAAATCATATGTTAAAGCAACTGTAAGTCCTAAATTTGTTAACACTTTAAAAGAAGAAGTAACATTAGCAAATAAAATAGCTAAAAGACCTGCAGTAACAATTGGTGAATACAATTTTAAAAAAGAAGTATTAAAGAAAATAACTAATGGTAAAGTTGCAGATAAAGGAAGTGCAGAATTAGAAGGACAAGTAAGTTACAAATATAATGAATTTACATTTGGTCTAAATTCAAAGACTAACTTCCCATTAAGTAATGAAGAATATACATATGATGGAACAAAAACTAATAAGGCATCTGTTAAAGATTATGGTGCAACAGTTAAATCAACTCACAAACTATTCGTTGAAAGCGAAGAAGGTAAAGATGTATTCGTTAAAGGATTAAAAGACGTAAAAGCAAACGTTGAAGTAAAACATGATTACAGAAAGATAGAAAAAAATCAAAAAGCTTCTGAAGCTGTAGACTATGTTTCAGGTGAAGTATCAGCAAAATATGATGCTGTAAAAGATCTTGAACTTGAAGGTAAAGTTGCATTTAAGAAAAACTTTAAATCTACTGAAAAGATTGGAGATTATAAAGTCTTAGAAACTAAATTATTTGAAGAAAAAGAAGCTAGATACATACACTCATATGAATTAAAAGGAACATACAAAGGTGTTAAACACTTAACATTATCTGCAAAACCTTTTGTTGCTCATGTAAATATTGCTAAAGAAGTTACATCAGATAACAAAGTAAAGAGAAATGACCATGTTGCATATGGTGTAGAACTTAATGCAGAATACAAGATGTTAAATGACAAATTAACATTAACAGGTAAATCATTACTTGCAGGTTTACATGATAGAATGTTTGATGGAACAAAAAAGAATACAGGTGTATTTGTATTTGATGCAAATGCTAAATATGACTATAGCGTAACAGACAAATTCACAGTAAGTCCTGAAGCTAATGCTAACTTAGAATTAAATGTATCTAAACCAGCAGATAAATTAGTTACTGTACCTTCATTAACATTAACACCAAAAGTATCAGCTGAATACAAACCAACTGACACATTAACATTAAAAGGAAGTGTAGAAACTCCAGTTAAATTTAAGGTAGTTGGAAAAGAATTTAAGTATACAGATACTCAAGTTAAGACAAGCTTAAACTTAAAATATGAATGGAAATAG